The nucleotide sequence TCTTGCCCAATCGCTCAGGATTATTAGCAATAACCGCGTTCGATGCCTTGAGGATATGCCCGGTAGAACGGTAGTTTTGTTCTAATCGAATAGTACTGGCTTTCGGGAAGTCTTCGAGGAACTTGTGCAAGTTCTCAACTTGAGCGCCACGCCAACCGTAAATGGACTGATCATCATCACCAACAATCATCACATTGGCAGTATCACCTGCTAACATACGGATCCAAGCATACTGAATCGCGTTGGTATCCTGAAACTCATCGACCAAGATATTTTTAAATCTATCTTGATAATGCTTAAGCACATGAGGCTTATTCAGCCAAAGCTCATGGGCACGCAGTAAGATCTCAGCAAAGTCCACCAAACCAGCGCGATCGCATGACTCTTGGTAAACCTGATAAATTTGCAACAAAGTCTGCTCAATAGGGAAACCACCTGCATCAATATGCTTAGGACGTAATCCCTGATCTTTCTTACCATTAATATAGCCTTGAGCCTGACGAGGCGGATACTGCTTCTCATCAAGGTTAAGACTTTTAAGAATACGTTTGATTAGCCTTAGCTGATCGTCAGAATCGATGATTTGAAATGTTTGCGGCAGATTGACATCTTGATAGTGAGTACGTAGAAGACGGTGAGCCAAACCGTGGAAAGTACCGATCCACATGCGACTCATATTGCTACCGCTGACTTTTTCCACGCGCTCGCGCATCTCTGCGGCCGCTTTATTGGTAAAAGTTACCGCAATAATAGAGTAAGGACTTTGCTGTTCCTCTTGCATCAGCCAGGCAATTCTGTGGGTTAATACCCGAGTCTTACCACTGCCTGCGCCCGCCAACACCAACATACTGGATTGCGGTGCCCCTACGGCTTCGCGTTGTTTATCATTCAGGCCGTCTAGTAAAGAAGATGCGTCCATTATTGCCTCCAAAAAATCGAGGAAACAGTATAGCACAAGGTCGATACTAAGCATCTGCTAGGAGTAAAGACGTTAGCAAACCAAAAGTAGGCTAATGCGTAAATATAAAAGCTCAATCAAGACCCATGATCCTGATTGAGCTTACAAGATTCACTCAGTACTGCCATCGGACTTAGTCCGATGGCAGTTCAGCGTTGTGATAGACATTTTGTACATCATCACAATCTTCAAGCGCTGCTAAAAACTTTTCAAACTGCTCGATCACTTCAGGATCGCTAACCTCTGTCATAGTCTGAGGAATGAAAGTGATCTCTTCGACTTCAAATTCAACTTCAGGATCTGCTTCTGTTAATGCTGTTTTAGTCTTGTAAAACTCTGTGTGCGGTGCATATACACTGATCATACCATCTTCGAGTTCAACATCAGTCACATCGACATCAGCCATCATTAGCATCTCTAGCACTCCATCTTCATCTTCACCCTTAAAGACAAAAATAGCTTGATGCTCGAACATATGGCCAACAGTACCTGGGCCACCAAGCTTAGCATCGTTCTTTACGAATGCTTGGCGAACTTCAGTAAAGGTACGCTTAACATTATCAGTTAGGCAATCGACAATAACCATGCAACCACCAGGACCGAAACCTTCATAACGTGCAGTCTCATAATCCTCACCACCACCACCTCTGGCTTTCTCGATGGCACGTTCAATAACATGAGCAGGAACCTGATCTTTCTTAGCTTTAGCAATTAAATGACGTAGTGAAAGGTTACCGTCAGGATCGAAACCACCACTTTTAGCGCAAACATAGATCTCTTTACCATAGCGAGAGTAAATTCTAGTCTTCTGTCCCGCCGTTTTGGCCATAGATTCTTTCTTGTTTTGGTATGCTCTTCCCATCTCACTCTTTCTCATTAATACTAAAAAATTGACTGCAATATTAGCAGCTTTATCAGCATTATTTGCACACAAGCACTTTTTAATTTAATAAAATTTGATTTTGCTTAGTAAAAACTCATTTTAATCGACTAAAGCCCACCACTGCCCATAGTCAGTATTTCGACTCATCGCGGCGATGCACATTAAGCCTTTCCAACATGCTTCCGCCGTGACAGTGCTTAACAGCAGCAAGATCTAAGTCGTATTATTGATCTCACGCTTAACAAACACTCTGCCCAGATCTCAGCTTTTTACTAATCAATGTTTTTAGCGATAGCATAGTAGTGGTAAACTAAATTTTTATGCCTTAGGGAAAAATATGCAGTGGAGTGATTTGTCGTTTAAACAACTCAGTCTTGATGAGCTATATGACGTATTAAAACTGAGAATCGACGTTTTTATTGTTGAACAAAATTGTCCCTACCCAGAACTGGACGACAAAGATAGGCACCCCGAAACTCGCCACCTTATTGGTAGAGATCCCCAGGGCGAAATAGTTGCTTATGCACGCGTACTCGCTCCTGGGGTAAGTTATCCAGATTCGAGTATCGGTCGCGTTCTGGTTGCCGAGAAGGCCAGAGGGGGCGGAAATGCTAAATTCTTAATGGATCAAGCAATAGGTTTAGCTAATGAATATTGGCCCAACAACAATATTCAGCTTGGTGGACAGGAGTACCTCAAATCCTTCTATCAGAAACTCGGATTTAAACCCGTCTCAGAGGTCTATTTAGAAGATGGGATCCCCCACCTCGACATGTTGTATCAACGAACGTAAACAGGAAAGCCACCTTCATAAGGTGGCTTCTTCACTTTAAAATCTGAGAGCTCCTGTAATGGCCTGCAACGCTGAGCCACAAAGATGATGCTGAATACAGAAAATATCTGGAAATTACAAATTGTAGACGTAAAAAAGCCCGCTACATCGTAGCGGGCTTAAATACTACTCTTTACGAGTAAAATAGGCGCCTGGAAATGACCTACTCTCACATGGGGAGACCCCACACTACCATCGGCGCGATTGCGTTTCACTTCTGAGTTCGGGATGGGATCAGGTGGGGCCACAATGCTATGGTTTCCAGACAAATTTGCTATTACTTTCAGCGTTTAAAAAGCTAAAGGTAAATAATTTCGAAAGCTGTTATCTCACATTCGCAAGATAATTCTAAATAATTGGGTTTTAGTACACGGAGGTACTGTATGTCATAAATGCAGAAGCATTTTATGACCAACTTAAATCAAGTTCGTATTCTTTTGTCGCTAAGTATCACCTAGCTACATAAAACCCATCTGGGTTGTATGGTTAAGCCTTACGAGTCATTAGTACAAGTTAGCTCAACGCCTCACAACGCTTACACACCTTGCCTATCAACGTCCTAGTCTCGAACGGCTCTTTAAAGAGATTTAATCTCTAGGGATGACTCATCTTAGGACTCGCTTCCCGCTTAGATGCTTTCAGCGGTTATCGATTCCGAACGTAGCTACCGGGCAATGCTATTGGCATAACAACCCGAACACCAGCGGTTCGTCCACTCC is from Shewanella sp. MTB7 and encodes:
- a CDS encoding GNAT family N-acetyltransferase produces the protein MQWSDLSFKQLSLDELYDVLKLRIDVFIVEQNCPYPELDDKDRHPETRHLIGRDPQGEIVAYARVLAPGVSYPDSSIGRVLVAEKARGGGNAKFLMDQAIGLANEYWPNNNIQLGGQEYLKSFYQKLGFKPVSEVYLEDGIPHLDMLYQRT
- a CDS encoding YebC/PmpR family DNA-binding transcriptional regulator → MGRAYQNKKESMAKTAGQKTRIYSRYGKEIYVCAKSGGFDPDGNLSLRHLIAKAKKDQVPAHVIERAIEKARGGGGEDYETARYEGFGPGGCMVIVDCLTDNVKRTFTEVRQAFVKNDAKLGGPGTVGHMFEHQAIFVFKGEDEDGVLEMLMMADVDVTDVELEDGMISVYAPHTEFYKTKTALTEADPEVEFEVEEITFIPQTMTEVSDPEVIEQFEKFLAALEDCDDVQNVYHNAELPSD